The Pan paniscus chromosome 1, NHGRI_mPanPan1-v2.0_pri, whole genome shotgun sequence genome has a segment encoding these proteins:
- the LOC117976201 gene encoding uncharacterized protein LOC117976201, with translation MCLPLPGAPPDIKLWETLPGSGRQPPVLCAGSRWHGDVRPWRQNPQLRVGSLHVKGLLPGLWRMCLLRSQTRCLLLSDHQDQLMSSAGTPVLWPWDLQATVPGIPAPAALGPASALSQGAALAFLSWVREAPGASAISPHPNRCHSLGLGPTWGFSQWPAVSSPIMHSGTVDVTQATELTWKWTWPQVLLSSGLQAARGSGSPGSRSAQSLLSDGPAGSLLSSTACCRPGWGWCRGSIQVPRCECVGDLPEGSRTLGRAAWLVQKLRKRLRLLVVTPQVKLLRVAEETWPHPEETRVGRGGDWKMLVLKTGARHPQT, from the exons GCGCAGGCAGCAGATGGCACGGTGACGTCAGGCCATGGCGGCAGAACCCTCAGCTGCGTGTTGGGTCCCTACATGTCAAGGGTTTATTGCCTGGTCTCTGGCGCATGTGTCTTCTACGAAGTCAGACAAGATGCTTGCTGCTTTCTGACCATCAGGACCAACTGATGTCATCAGCAGGGACACCAGTGCTGTGGCCCTGGGACCTCCAG GCCACCGTGCCAGGAATCCCTGCACCTGCTGCTCTGGGCCCAGCCTCAGCCTTGTCACAGGGTGCTGCTCTGGCTTTCCTCTCCTGGGTGAGAGAAGCTCCAGGGGCGTCTGCTatctctccccaccccaacaGGTGTCATTCTCTGGGTTTGGGGCCAACGTGGGGATTCTCCCAATGGCCAGCTGTGTCCAGTCCAATCATGCATTCCGGGACTGTGGACGTGACTCAGGCCACAGAGCTCACGTGGAAGTGGACGTGGCCACAGGTGTTGCTGTCCTCTGGACTGCAGGCCGCACGGGGCTCTGGGTCCCCAGGAAGCAGATCGGCACAGAGCCTGCTCTCAGATGGCCCGGCTGGATCCCTGCTGTCGAGCACAGCCTGCTGCAGACCTGGTTGGGGCTGGTGCAGGGGAAGCATCCAAGTTCCTCGTTGTGAGTGTGTAGGGGACCTTCCTGAGGGCTCCAGGACCCTGGGAAGAGCAGCCTGGCTGGTGCAGAAGCTGAGGAAGCGGCTGAGACTCCTTGTGGTGACGCCACAAGTGAAGCTTCTG AGAGTCGCAGAGGAGACGTGGCCACACCCTGAGGAGACCCGTGTGGGACGGGGTGGTGATTGGAAGATGCTGGTCTTGAAGACCGGAGCGAGGCATCCACAAACCTAG